Proteins encoded within one genomic window of Theobroma cacao cultivar B97-61/B2 chromosome 7, Criollo_cocoa_genome_V2, whole genome shotgun sequence:
- the LOC108662826 gene encoding zinc finger BED domain-containing protein RICESLEEPER 2-like — protein sequence MPPPHTRVELAATVFDCLKEWGIDRKVFSLTLGNVSANDNMQGILKGHLHLQSSLISDGEFFHVRCCAHILNLIVQEGLKAVNEALFKIKESVKYVKASDGRMKKFQECVQHVGIDAGIGLHLNVSTRWNSTYLMLESAIKYQKAFASLQFVDRTYKYNPSDEEWRRAMIICEFLEPFYETTNLISGSSYPTSNLYFMQVWKIESILNENLHNEDEVIKNMCQRMKMKFDKYWKDYSVVLAFGVVLDPRMKLDFLRFCYSKIDTSTCDEKLENVKTKLYELFEQYARSTCASSTSSRSTSNLPKQVGGGTKLKGSKIFSEFKMFQNETIFIAGKFELDVYLDEAKLDYEVFEDLNVLNYWKDNAKHFPDLSIMARDVLSISITTIASESAFSIGGYVLTKFRSSLHHENVQKLV from the exons ATGCCTCCTCCACATACTAGAGTTGAATTAGCTGCTACTgtatttgattgtttgaaaGAATGGGGAATAGATAGAAAAGTTTTCTCTCTCACTTTAGGTAATGTTTCTGCTAATGATAACATGCAAGGTATCTTGAAAGGCCATCTTCATTTGCAAAGTAGCTTGATTTCTGATGGTGAATTTTTTCATGTACGTTGTTGTGCTCatatattgaatttgattGTTCAAGAGGGCTTGAAAGCAGTCAATGAAGCATTGTTTAAAATTAAGGAGAGTGTGAAATATGTAAAGGCATCGGATGGGAGgatgaaaaaatttcaagaatgTGTTCAACATGTTGGTATTGATGCAGGTATTGGGTTGCATTTGAATGTGTCAACTAGATGGAATTCAACATATTTGATGCTTGAAAGTgcaatcaaatatcaaaaggCTTTTGCTAGCCTTCAATTTGTTGATAGaacttataaatataatcCATCTGATGAGGAATGGCGGAGAGCAATGATAATTTGTGAATTCTTGGAGCCCTTTTATGAGACCACAAATTTGATATCTGGTTCATCTTATCCAACTTCCAATTTGTATTTCATGCAAGTTTGGAAAATTGAATCGATTTTAAATGAGAATTTGCATAATGAAGATGAGGTTATCAAGAATATGTGTCAAaggatgaaaatgaaatttgataaGTATTGGAAAGATTATAGTGTAGTGCTTGCATTTGGAGTTGTTCTTGACCCAAGGATGAAGCTTGatttcttaagattttgctattCTAAGATTGATACTTCTACTTGTGATGAAAAGTTAGAAAATGTGAAGACAAAGTTGTACGAGCTCTTTGAACAATATGCAAGAAGCACTTGTGCATCAAGTACATCTTCTCGTTCAACGAGTAATTTGCCTAAGCAAGTTGGAGGGGGAACTAAACTAAAGGGATCAAAGATTTTTAGT GAGTTCAAGATgtttcaaaatgaaacaatttttattgCTGGAAAGTTTGAGTTGGATGTTTATTTAGATGAGGCAAAGCTTGATTATGAGGTGTTTGAAGATTTGAATGTGCTTAATTATTGGAAGGATAATGCTAAGCACTTTCCTGATCTTTCTATTATGGCACGAGATGTATTGAGCATTTCGATTACTACAATAGCATCAGAGTCTGCTTTTAGTATTGGTGGTTATGTTCTCACCAAGTTTAGAAGTTCCCTCCACCATGAAAATGTTCAAAAGCTT GTTTAG